The bacterium genomic sequence ACGTCCGCTACGCGAGCCGCAGCCGCGTCGGGGCGATGTCGAAGGACGAACTCGCACTGGTGTCCCGGGTCCAGCGTGCCTACCGGAAGCTGCGGGGCATCCCTTGTACGGGTTGCGAGTACTGCATGCCTTGCCCGTCGGGCGTTGCCATACCGCGCAACTTCGCGCTCTACAACGACTGGACCATGTTCCCAGGCTCAGACCAGGTGAAGCTCGTCTACCGAACTTGGATGGATGCCGCGAACCGCGCTTCTGCCTGCAAGGAATGCGGCAAGTGCGTATCCAAGTGCCCGCAACAACTGCCCATCCCGGAGCTGCTCAAGAAAGTCCACTCGGCGCTGTCGTAGCGATTGGCGATCGGCGAATAGCGACTTGGGATCGGTGTTCATCAGTGCTGGCCTGTGGCTAGTCTCCGGTCCGCTCCGATTCCGGACCATCTGTGCAATCTGCGTAATCTGCGGTTCATCTCCGGTCCGTTCCGAGCCTGGCCTCAGAGGCCTCGGCTAGCGGGCGAAGATCTGCTCGACTGAGTTCGATTCCACCCAGCCGCCGTCGCCACCCGGAATCTGGATGAGGACGTAGTCCGGTCGCCGCTCGCGTACCATCACCTCAAGCCCGTCGTGGACGACCGCAATCTCTTTGTAGTCCGGGCCCGGGCCGCTGCGCAAAGTCAGCTCAGGTTGAACTACGACCGCATGCGCCGGGTTGGTGACCTCACCCCAGCTTATTGCGGAGATGAAGCAGTAGAGAAAGACGACGCCGAGCCCGATGGCAATCCAGCCGAACAGACGCTGGCCGCGAATCAGGAGCAAGGCCAGCGCGGCCAACGCCAGGAAGAAGAGAAGGCCAGCGAGCACCCGCGCCGACGCCGCGTCGGGTACGCACAGCAAGGCCGTGAACATCCTCATGAGCGGGTTGTCGATGGTGAGAGACTTGTCGGGACGGTACTGCCGCGCGAAAGCAAGGTTGTAGCCGATGTCCTTGTCATGCGGTTTGAGTACGTACGCCCGGTTGTAGTCAGCGATGGCCCGGCCGATTTCCCCGAGTTTGAAATGGGCGTCGCCTCGATTGTACAGCAGTTCCGCGCTGGTCATCCGCGCGGCCGCGCTGTCGTATAGCGTGACCGCCTGCTGGTAGTTGCCCACCTCGTAGGCCGCGTTCCCTCGGCTGAACAAGTCCGCCGGGGAGGCCGATGCCACTGCAAACTGCAAGCTGCAAGCTGCAAAGGTCAAGATGCCGAGCCACTTGACCACTAGACCACTGGACCACTGGACCACTTTCCTTCTCACAGCCTCTCCAAAACCGTTCTCGCCTTTTCCAGCGTCTCCTGCGGCGTGCACCGCGTCATGCCGGGCGAGAACCGGGCCGCGTCGCACGAGGCGATCAGGTCGAGCAGGCTCGAAACCGTGTCCGCGTTGATGTTGCGACTGGACAGCTCTGCCTGAATCTGGTCACCGGTCATGCCGGATGTTTCGAGGTTGAACCGGTCGCCGACGTAGCGCACCACTGCCCGGTTCAGCGCAGCGTGGAACTCCCGCTCGTTCCCCTGTGCGAGGAGCCTGGTCGCCTCGGCCAAGCCCTTCTTCACCAGCCGGCTGGAGCGACTGCGCCGCGCGTAGCCGCGGTCCTGTTCGAGACGACGGCGATGCCGGCCCATCATGACGCCGACGCCGAACACGACAATACCGGCCGGGTAGAAGAACCACCCGAGATTGGCCAATGGCGAATGGCGATTGGCGATTGGCGAGACCGGACCGAGACCGGGCTTGATGTGCAGGATATCGGTGCCCAGTGTCTTGACGCCGGTCTCGGTTTCCGCGAGCGGCGTCTTGCCGGTGGCGCCGGTCGCCACGAACTCAAGGCGCGGCGTCGTCTGGGTGTAGTAGCTGCCGGTCTTCGGGTTGAAGAAGCCCATCTCAATCTCGGGAATCACAAACTTGCCGTCCGCGGTCGGAATCAGCGGGTAGTTGAAGATACGTTCGCCGGCAATCCGTCCGTCCTGTGTGCTCGTGTTCTGCTTCGTCTCCGGACTCAGCACCTTGACGCCGGGAATGGCTGCGAGTTGCGGCTCGCCCACCAGCCCGATGTTGCCGGTGCCGGTAACCTTGACGGCCAGTGTGATGGGCTCGCCGCCGACCGAACTGTCACCGCTCAAAGAGGCGGCGACCTTGAAGTCACCTACCCCGCCGCTGAAACCCTGCGGCTTGCCCGCCTCGGGTAGCGGCTTGACGTTTATCGTAATCGGGTCGGACGACGCCTCGAACGGCTCGGCCGACTGGAAGATGAACCCGCCGACGACTACCTGGCCGCTGACCGTCATCTTGTCGACCTTCACCTCGCCGGACTGCGTGGGGAAAAGCGCGACCTGCTTCAGCGTCGCGGCGTTGTAGCGCTGACCGTTGTAGGTCGCGGTACGCCAGTTGAGTTCCTTGGCGTCAAAGAGCGGCTCGGTCCAAGTGCCGGTGAAACCGGGCATCGCCTTGACACCGAGGTCACCGATCTGGGCCTGCGTGTAGAGGACAAAGGTGACCGTCACCTGCTCGCCCTGATAGACCGTGGTCCGGTCAGTGGATGCCGTCAGGTGGACGCCGCCACGGCCCGAACTGCTGGGTTCGGGGCTGCCGGGAAAACCGAAGGGCGATTGCTGTTGCTGCTGCTGGCCTGGGGGCGGGGCCTGACTCTCTTTTGTGACCGTTATTGAGATGGGCTGCGTCTGGTAGGTCGTTCCTTTGAGGGAAAGTTTGAAAGGCGGGATGGTGAGGCTGCCGACCCGCTTCGGGGACAAAAAGTAGATGAAGCTGATGCTGTTCTGCTGGCTCATTCGTCCGTTCACGAACGAGATGTTGGTGGACTGGGACGACGTGCTGCCGAGTTGGTCGAAGTCATCAAGCGCAGGGACCTCCGGACGCGGTGCGCCGATGTTCGTGCCCTCAACCGTTACCGTAAGCTGGAACTGCTCGCCCAGGCCGACCGTGGTCCGGTCAGCTTCAGCGGAGAAGTTAAGTTCTGCGGCAACTGTCGCCGACAATAGGACCGATAGGACCAATAGGACGGATCCGACCGAGAACCAGCGACTCACCAATCCTGCTCCACCTGCTTCTTGCCGCCGGCCTGGTGCTGCTTCTTCTGCTGGTCCTTTTCCTTGTTCTCGACTGCCTGGACGATGCGTTCGGCCTGATTCCGGTCCATGCCTTGCTTCGGCTGCTGTTGTTGCTGGTTCTGCTGTTGTTGCTGTTGCTGTTGTTGGTTCTGCTGTTGCTGCTGATTCTGCTGCTTCTGTTGGGAGCTATCCGGCTTGTTCTGCTGTTCCTGCTTCTTCTTCAGGCAGAACTCGAGGTTCTGTTTTGCCTGCCTGTCGTTCGGGTTGATGGCAAGGGCGCCGGCGTACGCCTTGATTGCCGGGTCGAGCTGACCTGCTTTGAATGCCACGTTGCCGGTATTATACATCGCATTTGCCCGGCGTTCAGGTTTCTTGTCGATCATCACCAGCTCAAGCTCGCGTGCAGCATCCTGATAACGGCCGAGCCGGAAGAGGGCGTTGCCCAGGTTGAAGTGAATGGCGGTCGCGTCCGGCACCAGCACCTCGGCCATCTGATAATGAGAAAGCGCCTCGTCGTATTTGCCGCGGTTGTACAGACCGTTTCCCTGCCGCATGAGGCCACCGACATCAGCCGCGTGCGCGGCAAGGACAAAGGACAAAGTACAAAGGACTAAGAACCGAAGCCTATGCTGCTTCTTCATCTTGCATCTTGCCTTTTGCATCTTGCACCTTGCCCTTTGCGCGTAGCCATTTGACCTGCGCCCACGCTCCTCTACGGTTACTCAGCCCGAGCCCCGCGATGAAGAGGACGAACGCCACCATGAGGAACAACTGGTAACGCTCAACGTAGTCGGTGAACTGGCCGCCGCCGATATCTTTCTTACGCATCTGGTCGAGTTCGGCAAGGAGTCGGTCGCTCGAGAACCCTTCAACCCGCAGGAACCGGCCGCCGGTCGCCTGCGCCATCACGATGAGCTCGCGCTCGTTCATCCGCGACATCACGACCTGCCCGTTCTTGTCCTTCTTGTACGCGGTGAGATTGCCCTGCGCATCGTAGTCGGGAATCGGCGAGCCCTCGGCGGTGGCGAAGGCAACGGGGAATATCCGCACATGCTGCTCGGCCGCCCTTTGGATTGCCTGTGCCGTGTTCTTGCCAAGGTCCTCGCCGTCGGTCACCAGCACCAGCGCCTTGTAGTTATTCTCTTTCGGGTTCAGGAGCGAGAGCGAAGCGTCGATCGCCTTGCCGAAATCGGTACCGGGCACGGGCATCATGTCCGGGCCGATGATGTCGAGGAAGAGCTTGGCCGCATCCGCGTCCGTAGTCAGCGGGCACATGACGTAGGCGTCCCCGGCGAATCCGACCACGCCGATGGCGTTGCCGGTCAGGCCATCGATAAAGGATTCGAGTTCGGTCTTAGCCCGGACCAGCCGTGAAGGCTTCACGTCCTGGGCCAGCATGGACTGCGAACCGTCCAGAGCAATCACGACGTCAATGCCCATGCCCTGGTACATCTGCAGCTTCTCTCCCCACTTGGGTCGGGCCGCGGCCAGCAACAGGAACGCAAGCGCGGCGAGCAGGAGCAACTGTTTGAGCGTGGCCAGGCCCGGGGACAGGGACGGCGTCAGCCGGTCGACCAGTTCTGCGTCAATCGCCCGCGACAGGACCCGCCGCCGGTTCACCCCGCGGAAGATGAGCAATGAAATCCCCAGCGGGACCGCGAGCAGGAACCAGAGGTAGATGGGCTCGCCCCACTTAATCACAGGCACCCCCGGATAATGCAGAAGTCAGAATGCAGAAACCAGAAGTCAGAAAGTCCGGAGCCCGAATTCTGCATTCTGGTCTCTGACTTCTGAATTCTGATTTCTCCGGTTCCGCTCATGGCAGCCTCCGGAATACGGTCATCGCCAGCGCGGCTCCTGCACCAAGGGCAAGGACGGAGAGCAGCAGCCAGAGGCCCGCGAGTTCATTGTACACGGTGTACTGCTTGACCTTGAATGTGGTCGGCTCCATCCGGTCGATCGCGTCGTATATCTGCCCGAGCGCCTGGGCATCCGAGGCAAGGAAGCTCTTGCCTCCGGTCATGTCAGCTATCTGCTGTAGGGTCTGAGTATCAAGGTCAATCTGCACCTGCACGTAGCGGCGGCCAAACATCGGGTCATTCACCGGGTATGGCACGAGCCCCTTGCTGCCGACGCCGATGGTGTAGACCTTGATACCAAAACTGGCCGCGGTTTGGGCCGCGGTAATCGGGTCGATGTCGCCCGTGTTGTTGACGCCGTCGGTCAGCAGGATAATCACGCGGTCCTTGGCCTTCGAGTCCTTGAGCCGCGCCACGGCGCTGGCAAGCCCGAGACCGATGGCTGTGCCGTCTTCGAGCATCCCGAAGTCAACGCGGTCAATAAGGTTCTCGACTATCTGGTGGTCGTTGGTCAACGGGCACTGGGTCAGGCTGGTCGCGGAGAAGATGACAAGGCCGATGCGGTCGCCATTGCGCTTCTCGATGAACTCCTTCGCGCGCTGCTTGGCCACGGCCAGACGATTCTGGGGCGAAAAGTCCTCGGCCTGCATCGAGCCCGAGATGTCGAGGCAAAGCATGATATCGATGCCACGCGTTTCGACCTCCTGGAACTGGCGGCCACGCTGCGGCCGAGCCAGAGCGATTGTCATAGTTACCAGCGCAAGCGAGTAGAACGTGTGGACGATGATTCGCCCGTAACTGCCGCGCGGCGTTGAGCTGCGCAGGAATCCGATGTCGCTGAACACCACTGCGGCGCGGCGCTTGATCAGTTGCCACCAAACGTAGGCCGGCACCAGCAGCAGGAGCAGGAAGAACCAGGGATGGGCGAATCTCATGGCTTGACGTTCTGACTGGTCTGACCCGTCGGACTTGTCTGACTGGGCTCGGGCTTCGGAGTGGTGACTTTGACCAGCTCGCGCGCCGTGGCGATGACCTCCGCTGCCTCCGTGGCGGGCGGCACGAACTTGGCGTACTTCACCATGTCCGCTCGCTGGAAGAAGTCGCCGAAGCCCTCGCGCTCCGGTGTTTTCGCTGCCTTCATCGCCCGCAGAATCTCGGTGGTCGTCTGGTCGAGGGCCGGGAATCCGAACCGGCGGGTCAGGTAGCGCTTCAACACTTCCGAAACCGTATAGTAGTAGCGCTTGAAGTGACCTGACGCAAGCCAGTCGTCGGCCGGCACCTTGTCGAGCGCGGCCAGCGCCTCAACCCAAGGGTCGGGTAGCGGCGTGCCGTACAGCTTTATCCGGCGGTAGCGCTGGTAAAGACGCCAACCCACGTAGCCCAGACCGGCCGCCGCTAGTATCCCCAGGATAATCCATATCGGCAGGAAGTTCGGGAACTGCACCTGCGGCTTCAGGTCGTTGATGTCCTTCATGTCCTTGGGCATCACGCTTGCGACCTTGACCGGTATCGAATCCGAGGCAGCGGCGACGACTTCGCCCTCTGCCGGGTAAGGCACGATGAACGGCGGCATCTTGGGCTCGCCGGTCGCGAACGCCGCCATCGTCAGCGTGTGGACATCGACAATCGTGTCGCCCACGTACCGGGTGATGCTCTTCCGGTCGAGAATCATGAACGGGTCCAGGTTCGAGCTGAACGGCTCGCCGACCTTGGTGTTGCGGTAGTGCCGGACTGTCAGCTCCAGCTTGAACCGGTCCCCGACGGTCAGGTCCCGCTTGGGTCGGGGCAGAAGCTTCGCGCTCACTGACACCGGCCCGCCGGCAACAATGCGGTATGTAGGCGTGGTATCGCGAGCAACGGTATCACGGACGGTCGTGTCCCGCGCCGCAGCAGAGTCAGGCGCAGGCTGCGCCAGGGTCGGTCCGGGAATCAACCACAAAGACACCAAGACACTAATAGTCCAGAATCCGACTCGGACTTTGTGCCTTTGTGTCTTAGTGGTGAGATTCCGTGCCGGTCTGTGCATTCGACCTCTCCTACCTGTATCTCCGCGCCCGCTTCTGGAAGAACTGGTGCAGCTTCTTGGTGAAGTCCTCGGCAGTCGAGACCGGAATGTGGTCGATGCCGAGCTGCCGGAACAGCTTCTCCGCCGCCTCCTGCCGCGAAGCCTGAGCTGCGGCAAAGCGCTTCCGGAGTACGGGGTCGGATGTATCCACAGTGGCGAGCTCGCCCGTCTCGGCATCCTCCATCTCAACGAGCCCCAGTTTGGGCAACTCCTTCTCAGCCGGATCGCTGACTGAGACCACGACGAGGTCGTGTTTGCGGGCGACGATGCCGAGCGGCTGCCGGATTGTCTCGGGTCGATATGATTCTCCCATCAGGTCGGAGATCAGAAAGACAATCGACCGGCGCTTGAGTACGTGCATCAGGAATTCGAGAGCCTGTTTGGCGTCCGTGCCGCAGCGTTCCGGCTCAAAGTAGAGGATGTCACGAATCAAACGGAGAACGTGAACCCGGCCCTTCTTGGGCGGCACGTACTTCTCGATATGGTCGGTGAAGAAAACCAGCCCGACCTTGTCGTTGTTGCGGATGGCGGAGAAAGCAAGCGTGGCCGCCACCTGCGCGGCCTGCTCCAGCTTGAACAGCCGCTTCGTCCCGAACCGGTCCGAGCCCGATGCATCCACGAGCAGGATGACAACCAGCTCGCGTTCCTCGGCATACTTCTTTACGTAGGGCCGGCCGAATCGCGCCGTCACCTTCCAGTCTATCGTCCGCACGTCATCTCCGGGCAGGTACTCGCGCACGTCGAGGAACTCGATGCCCCGGCCCTTGAAGGATGACTTGTAGTCGCCGGAGAAGAGAGTATTGACCAGCCGCCGCGTACGTATCTCTATCTGGCGAATATGCGAGCGACCAGCAGTATCCGGCCGCTTCACGTTACGGCCGGTCTGCTTTGTTGGTTTTCCTGGGCCGGGCCTCACGGCACTTCGACGCCTTCGAGCACCCGCTTCACGACGTCGTCGGTCGTCAGTTCCTCGGCCTCGGCCTCGTAGCTCAGAATCAGGCGGTGCCGGAGGACATCCGGCGCCAGTTCCTTGATGTCCTCGGGAATCACGAACCCGCGCCGGCGCAGGAACGCCATTGCCCGGGCGGCGGTCAGCAGGTAGATTGAAGCCCGGGGCGAAGCACCATACCGAAGCAGCGGCGCGAGGTCGGCGAGGTTGTAATCCTTCGGCTGCCGGGTCGCGAAGACGATGCTCAGTATGTAGTCCTTCAGCTTCTCATCCACGTATATCCGCGTGCAGAGCGACCGGGCGCGGATGATGGCGGCCGGCTCGACAACGGGCGATGCCGTCGGCTCTACGCCGGTTGTCATCCGGTCAACGATCTGCTTCTCTTCTTCCTTGCTCGGGTAGCCGACGCGCAGCTTCAGCAGGAACCGATCCGTTTGTGCCTCAGGGAGCGGATAAGTGCCTTCCTGCTCGATCGGGTTCTGGGTAGCCAGCACGAGGAACGGATCCTCAATCTTGAACGTGTCTTCACCGATCGTGACCTGACGTTCCTGCATCGCCTCCAGCAAAGCGCTCTGCACCTTGGGCGGGGCGCGGTTGATTTCGTCTGCCAGCACGAGGTTGGCGAACACCGGACCCTTGCGCGAGGTGAACTCGCCGGTGCGCTGGTTGTATATCTGGGTGCCGGTGATATCGGCAGGAAGCAAGTCGGGTGTGAATTGTATCCGGTGGAACGTGGTGGCAATCGCTCGGGCCAGCGTCTTTACCGCGTAGGTCTTCGCCAGTCCCGGCACGCCCTCGATGAGCACGTGACCATTCGCCAGCAGCCCAACCAAGAGCCGGTCGACCAGATACTTCTGGCCGACAATCACTTTGCCGACCTCGTTCGTGATTGCCTGGACGAAGAGGCTCTCGCGCTCAATCTCTTCGTGCACTCGCTTGATGTCGTCTTTCAATTCTTCCATAGACTCAGGTTCCTTTCGGGTTGCGCATTAACATAGACTTCGCACCCGCTCTTGGGGTTGCAGGTAGTCGTGCGGTGCCGGGCATCCATAAATCACTAGACACCACAACCGGCAGAGCACCTCGCCGACCGGACAACGCTCCAGGCAACAGCGCTCTCGGCGACCTCGCTAGCGACGTCGGTCAGCGGTTGAGCGTCCGGAGCGGCATCAGGTCTTGCTCGTGGTTCTTCACTATCTCCTTGTTTGCAGCCGGCACGCTGGCGCACACCGCCTTTATGTTCAGCATGTCCGGATAGGCCTTCTTGGCGCCCGCGCTTGTGTCCTTCTTCACTTGGTCAAGAAAACCCGGGGGCCATGCGTCAACCGCCGAAGCGGTATGTGCGGCCATTATCTTGTACAGAATCAGTCGCACCGACTTCCAGTCCGAGCCAACCTTCTTCAACGACTCATCCATGCCCGCCACGTTCATGCCCTCGACCAAGGGAGCGAGCAAACCGACTGCGCCCTCGTTCCCCTTGGCGGGCGGCTTCCAAGCCGCCGCCTTCGCGGCGGCGCTGAACGTCGGCAGAATCTTGATAAACTGGGCCATTTCGGCCTCAGTCAAGTTACCGTATGCCTCAGCCGGCCACTTCGCGGACGAAGTCGTCGCCTTGCGAGCACAGCCGAAGAGCGTAAGGACCGCGGCTAACGTAAGTAGTGTTGCTTCTCGCATTGTTACTCCTTTCTAACAAACCGGACAGGATAGAGGGATTCCGGCCACTGTCAAATCGCTGCGGACGAGCCAAGTCGAGACAGATCGATCACGAGCCGACCGGACCAAGCAAACTGCCCCCAGCGGCCGCGCCCGGCCGAGTGCGAGCTGGTGCAGGGACCCCGCGTAGGGGGGCGTTCGATCGTTCTGCATGCGCGCAGTAGCACACAGCATGTTCTTCGAGTTGTCAGGCAGAGGCATAACGATGCCGAGACCGAGTCAGTTCCGGGATGAGGCACTCGGTTGGAATCCAAGGCCCGCAATGGCGGCTACGCGATTGCTGCACGACGCGCATTCTAGTTCTGGCCCAAGTGTAACCTTCTAGAATTGCCGGTCGGCTTCTTTCGTGTTACGCAATAACGACCGGAGTGGGTACTCGCCATCAAGCCCGCAGCCATCACCGCGCAGCTAGTATCTATAAATTACTAGACCCTATCTATAACAACCCTTTGCTGCTGCCACTATTGACGGGCCAGCTTGAGATTCTGCTGCTGGTTTGGTGGTTGGCGTGACTTACTCCTAGTTGCCAAGGGAACCCAAAGGTTGCAGATCATTCTGGTGCTGAGCTACCAGCTGCTTGTTTGACTCGGGTATCTGCGCACAAACGGTCTTGAAGAACTCGAAGTTCTTGAGAGTGTGCCTGCCGCGCTCCGTGGTGTCCTGCTTCAACCCTTCTATGAATTGGGGCGATTGTCGACCAACAAAGACCGCAGCCGTTGCCGCGAATACCTTGTAGAGCGTCGGGCGGACCTTAGTCCAACCTCCGTATGGCCTGAGCGAGTCGTTGATGCCAGGCACGTTCATGCTCTCTACCATCCTGCTCAGGGTGCCGAGCTGGTCATCGACTTCCTTGGTATTAGGGTTCGACCACTTCGCGGCCTTCAGGGCCCCGCTGAATGCCGGCAAGGCCTTGATGAACTGCGCCAACTCGTCCGGAGTCAGAGTTTCCAGCGCTTCCTTCGGCCATTTCGTATTTGTCGTCGACGTCTGCACACGCGCGTGGCCGGCGCAGGACAAGCTGGCAAGGGCCACAATCACCGTGACTAACGCTACCGTTCTCATTCGTGTCTCCTGTCGTCTAGATGGATAGGATAGGTGGCTTTTCCGAGATTGTCAAGTCATTGCATCCAAGGCAGCGACCGGACGTGTCTGGTCTCAGTTGTGCAGGACGAAGAAGGTCTGTCCACCGTGAACCGATAGCGGTTCAGCGGTACTGCGGCCGTAACCCACAATGGCATACTCGGTCGGCGAGCCCCGCTCCTCAGGCGGTGACCAACCCAGGACAATAATGGTACCCGGCACGCCGCCGGGCGCGGCCATTCCGACGTACGGGCAACCGGAGTCGGTGCGTGAGACTGCCGCACCCAACCCGGCTTCGGTCAGGCTTTCGGGCCAGTAGAAGAAGTCTTTGCCTTTGCGATAGCGCTCGTGGGTGTAGGGGTTGAACGGAATGCCGCTGAGAAGCCCGCTGCGGGCCTTGAAGTGCAGTACCATCCCGTCCTCGTCCTCCTTTTCCCATGAGATGCCCGACTTCGGATAGCCCCCGTCATTCTTGGCGGCGTAGTCTTCCAGCGCGGCCCGATAGGACTGCATGTTCTGTTCCAGCACGGCAATCCGGCGAAGCCCACGCTGCCAGGCTAATAGGGGCGGCAGCATCACGAACGTGAGTATCAGCGTCCCGATCGCGCCGGTTACCAGTCCGGTGTAGGCCCTTCCACGGCCGGGCATGCGCAACCTGAGCGCAAGAGTGGACATGATAATCGCAGGTATCCCGGCTACGAATGTCGCCGGCGTGAGAGATAATAGACCGAGGACAAGGCCGATGGTGCTGGGAGTCTTGGTCTGTGGCCTGGGCTGAATGGGCGCAGGCCGGGCGCGCCGGAGGACCTGCCGCTCGTACCTGAAACGGCTCCTGCGTAAATCGGACAGAGCGGCCCCGCACGTACGGCAGAACCGCGCCATGCGGGGATTGGGCGAGCCACACGCGGGACAAACCATCCTGGTCGCCCTTCTAGTGCGCCTGGATTGGAACTTGATACGACCGGATCATACGTAGTCCACCGACAGCTCTATTAGAACACGAATCCGGCACTGGGTCAAGCACGGAAACGGTGCGGCCCACGTTACGCGGACCGCACCCTCGACTAAGTCGTTATCAGTCCTTGCTTTCGACTGTGATTTCGCGCGTCTTGACCCTCTCCGCTTTGGGCAGGTTGAGTTCTAGGACGCCGGACTTGTAGCTGGCCGCGGCCTTGTCGCCCTGCACGCTTACCGGCAGCACGATCGTACGCTGGAATGAGCCGTATGCACGCTCAATGCGGTGGAACGTACGGTCTTTCTGCTCAGCCTCATACTTCCGCTCGCCGCTGATCGTCACCGTATCTTCCGCGACCCTCACCTTGATGTCTTCCCGTTTCATGCCGGGAAGCTCGGCGCGGACGATCACGGCTTCGCTTGTTTCCTCGACGTCCACGGCGGGCGCCCACAGCGCCTGCTCGCGTTCACGAGGATAGCGGCCCAGCATCGAGTCGAATAATCGTTCCATATCTTCCCGCATCGTGCTGACTTCACGAAGGGGATCCCACGTCGTTATGTTTCTAGCCATATTTACCTCCTAAGCGCTAGCTATGATTTGCTGTATTAGACGCCGTGAACCGACGGACGTTTCAGGTCCTGACGGATGCCAACGACTTGACTTGGCCTTCTTCACCACATATGCTCAGACACCTTGGACAGACTGCGACCACGCACATCCACACCGAAGGCGCTGAGCACGAAGCGGCCATTGCCGGCCCTATCCTTTCTGGCAGCGACTCCGCACCCCGCACTTCGTCACCTGATTCCCCGAACTCTTGAGTCATTACGGTGAGGTGTCGATGCGCTTGATTACTACCCTGTCGCCGTTCGCGCTTCTGCTCGCTGGCTTTGTCGTCTGCTTCTTCGGGTACCGGCTGCTGCGACTCACGCTCGCGCTGGCCGGGTTCGGGGTCGGACTCGTGCTCGGTCTGTCAGTCGCCAGGCTCATGCCCCACACGAGCCACGTCTTTGCCGTCGTTGTCGGCGTGGTGTGCGGGGTACTTTTCGCAGTCCTGGCGACTGCGGTCTACAAGTTCGGCGTATTCCTGCTCGGCGCAGGCGCGGGAGCGCTGCTCGCGGGTGTAATTATCACCGCAGCCGGTTGGCACCACCCGATGCTCATACGCGTGATCGCCGCGATGGTCGGTGGCATCCTGACCCTCCTGCTTGAACGGCCGCTGGTTTCCATCCTCTCGGCTCTTGTCGGCAGCTGGGGCATCGTTTTCGGGGCGGCCGAGCTGCTCAAGTTTCACCACCGCACCGCCGGAGCCGGAAGGCCGTCGGCACTCTACGGCCTGATGATTGTCTGCTGGCTGGTGCTCGCGGTGATCGGGGCCGGAGCACAACTGCGGTCGGACGGAAAGCACCGATGACTCTGCTCCGGGCCGCGCCAGCGCGCCCGGTTTGACACCAGCCCCCGCGCAATTGATAATCTCTGGTCCAATCTCACCGAAGGGAGCATGTCCGATGACTGGAAGATCAATGAACCTCGGCGCGCTGTTGCTGCTTGCCGCGGCGGCTGCCGGCTGCAGCTCCGCGACGATACAGCAGATGCAGCAAGCCAACCAATCCTACAGCATTGCGCCCGATTTCAAGCTCGACCGCACATGGCGCATAGCCGTCCTGCCTCCGCACAACGGCGACGAAGAGCTGTCCAG encodes the following:
- a CDS encoding VWA domain-containing protein, producing MRFAHPWFFLLLLLVPAYVWWQLIKRRAAVVFSDIGFLRSSTPRGSYGRIIVHTFYSLALVTMTIALARPQRGRQFQEVETRGIDIMLCLDISGSMQAEDFSPQNRLAVAKQRAKEFIEKRNGDRIGLVIFSATSLTQCPLTNDHQIVENLIDRVDFGMLEDGTAIGLGLASAVARLKDSKAKDRVIILLTDGVNNTGDIDPITAAQTAASFGIKVYTIGVGSKGLVPYPVNDPMFGRRYVQVQIDLDTQTLQQIADMTGGKSFLASDAQALGQIYDAIDRMEPTTFKVKQYTVYNELAGLWLLLSVLALGAGAALAMTVFRRLP
- a CDS encoding tetratricopeptide repeat protein, translating into MKKQHRLRFLVLCTLSFVLAAHAADVGGLMRQGNGLYNRGKYDEALSHYQMAEVLVPDATAIHFNLGNALFRLGRYQDAARELELVMIDKKPERRANAMYNTGNVAFKAGQLDPAIKAYAGALAINPNDRQAKQNLEFCLKKKQEQQNKPDSSQQKQQNQQQQQNQQQQQQQQQNQQQQQPKQGMDRNQAERIVQAVENKEKDQQKKQHQAGGKKQVEQDW
- a CDS encoding BatD family protein — encoded protein: MSRWFSVGSVLLVLSVLLSATVAAELNFSAEADRTTVGLGEQFQLTVTVEGTNIGAPRPEVPALDDFDQLGSTSSQSTNISFVNGRMSQQNSISFIYFLSPKRVGSLTIPPFKLSLKGTTYQTQPISITVTKESQAPPPGQQQQQQSPFGFPGSPEPSSSGRGGVHLTASTDRTTVYQGEQVTVTFVLYTQAQIGDLGVKAMPGFTGTWTEPLFDAKELNWRTATYNGQRYNAATLKQVALFPTQSGEVKVDKMTVSGQVVVGGFIFQSAEPFEASSDPITINVKPLPEAGKPQGFSGGVGDFKVAASLSGDSSVGGEPITLAVKVTGTGNIGLVGEPQLAAIPGVKVLSPETKQNTSTQDGRIAGERIFNYPLIPTADGKFVIPEIEMGFFNPKTGSYYTQTTPRLEFVATGATGKTPLAETETGVKTLGTDILHIKPGLGPVSPIANRHSPLANLGWFFYPAGIVVFGVGVMMGRHRRRLEQDRGYARRSRSSRLVKKGLAEATRLLAQGNEREFHAALNRAVVRYVGDRFNLETSGMTGDQIQAELSSRNINADTVSSLLDLIASCDAARFSPGMTRCTPQETLEKARTVLERL
- a CDS encoding MoxR family ATPase; this encodes MKDDIKRVHEEIERESLFVQAITNEVGKVIVGQKYLVDRLLVGLLANGHVLIEGVPGLAKTYAVKTLARAIATTFHRIQFTPDLLPADITGTQIYNQRTGEFTSRKGPVFANLVLADEINRAPPKVQSALLEAMQERQVTIGEDTFKIEDPFLVLATQNPIEQEGTYPLPEAQTDRFLLKLRVGYPSKEEEKQIVDRMTTGVEPTASPVVEPAAIIRARSLCTRIYVDEKLKDYILSIVFATRQPKDYNLADLAPLLRYGASPRASIYLLTAARAMAFLRRRGFVIPEDIKELAPDVLRHRLILSYEAEAEELTTDDVVKRVLEGVEVP
- a CDS encoding DUF58 domain-containing protein, with the translated sequence MKRPDTAGRSHIRQIEIRTRRLVNTLFSGDYKSSFKGRGIEFLDVREYLPGDDVRTIDWKVTARFGRPYVKKYAEERELVVILLVDASGSDRFGTKRLFKLEQAAQVAATLAFSAIRNNDKVGLVFFTDHIEKYVPPKKGRVHVLRLIRDILYFEPERCGTDAKQALEFLMHVLKRRSIVFLISDLMGESYRPETIRQPLGIVARKHDLVVVSVSDPAEKELPKLGLVEMEDAETGELATVDTSDPVLRKRFAAAQASRQEAAEKLFRQLGIDHIPVSTAEDFTKKLHQFFQKRARRYR
- a CDS encoding VWA domain-containing protein; translation: MPVIKWGEPIYLWFLLAVPLGISLLIFRGVNRRRVLSRAIDAELVDRLTPSLSPGLATLKQLLLLAALAFLLLAAARPKWGEKLQMYQGMGIDVVIALDGSQSMLAQDVKPSRLVRAKTELESFIDGLTGNAIGVVGFAGDAYVMCPLTTDADAAKLFLDIIGPDMMPVPGTDFGKAIDASLSLLNPKENNYKALVLVTDGEDLGKNTAQAIQRAAEQHVRIFPVAFATAEGSPIPDYDAQGNLTAYKKDKNGQVVMSRMNERELIVMAQATGGRFLRVEGFSSDRLLAELDQMRKKDIGGGQFTDYVERYQLFLMVAFVLFIAGLGLSNRRGAWAQVKWLRAKGKVQDAKGKMQDEEAA
- a CDS encoding tetratricopeptide repeat protein produces the protein MASASPADLFSRGNAAYEVGNYQQAVTLYDSAAARMTSAELLYNRGDAHFKLGEIGRAIADYNRAYVLKPHDKDIGYNLAFARQYRPDKSLTIDNPLMRMFTALLCVPDAASARVLAGLLFFLALAALALLLIRGQRLFGWIAIGLGVVFLYCFISAISWGEVTNPAHAVVVQPELTLRSGPGPDYKEIAVVHDGLEVMVRERRPDYVLIQIPGGDGGWVESNSVEQIFAR